From the Brassica napus cultivar Da-Ae chromosome A8, Da-Ae, whole genome shotgun sequence genome, one window contains:
- the LOC106387569 gene encoding chlorophyll a-b binding protein CP24, chloroplastic-like — protein MAMAVSGAVLSGLGPSFLSGGKISASALGSGVGAGAARVGRKTLIVAAAAASQPKKSWIPAVKGGGNFLDPEWLDGSLPGDFGFDPLGLGKDPAFLKWYREAELIHGRWAMAAVLGIFVGQAWSGVPWFEAGADPRAIAPFSFGSLLGTQLLLMGWVESKRWVDFFNPDSQSVEWATPWSRTAENFANYTGDQGYPGGRFFDPLGLAGKTRGGVYEADREKLERLKVAEIKHSRLAMLAMLVFYFEAGQGKTPLGALGL, from the exons ATGGCGATGGCTGTCTCCGGAGCTGTGCTCAGTGGTCTTGGTCCTTCGTTCCTCTCCGGAGGCAAGATTAGTGCCTCCGCATTAGGAAGCGGCGTAGGCGCTGGAGCAGCGAGAGTTGGCCGGAAAACTCTGATTGTCGCCGCTGCCGCCGCTTCTCAGCCCAAGAAATCATGGATCCCCGCCGTTAAAGGCGGCGGCAACTTCCTCGACCCTGAATGGCTCGATGGCTC GCTACCCGGAGATTTCGGGTTCGACCCATTGGGTCTCGGAAAAGACCCGGCTTTTCTGAAATGGTACAGAGAAGCAGAGCTGATCCACGGCCGGTGGGCGATGGCGGCGGTTCTCGGGATCTTCGTCGGGCAGGCATGGAGCGGCGTGCCGTGGTTCGAAGCCGGGGCTGATCCACGAGCCATCGCGCCGTTCTCGTTCGGGTCCCTTCTCGGGACGCAGCTGCTTCTCATGGGTTGGGTGGAGAGCAAACGGTGGGTCGACTTCTTCAACCCGGATTCTCAGTCAGTTGAGTGGGCCACGCCGTGGTCGAGAACCGCAGAGAATTTCGCGAACTATACTGGTGACCAAGGGTATCCGGGTGGGAGATTCTTTGATCCGTTGGGTTTGGCTGGGAAGACACGTGGCGGTGTTTACGAGGCGGATAGGGAGAAGCTGGAGAGGTTGAAAGTGGCGGAGATTAAGCACTCTAGGTTGGCGATGCTTGCTATGTTGGTCTTTTATTTCGAGGCTGGTCAGGGGAAAACGCCTCTAGGTGCTCTTGGTTTGTGA